The Deltaproteobacteria bacterium genomic interval GTCGAGGCGGCGGCCGACCGGCTTGTCGGACGCCATCAGTCGCTCGAATTGCGCGATGTGGCTGCGGATGCGGACGACCTCCTCGGTCACGTCCTGGCGGTCGGCGATCAGCGCGACCTCCTGGGCGAGCCGCGCCTCGTCGACCTGGACGTTGGCGTCGCGCAGGAGCCGGGCCAATCGCTCGCGCAGCCGGTCGCGCGCCTCCTCGGGCGCCGCCGCCGCGCGCGCCTCGATCCGGTCCGCCAGGTCGCGAATGCGCGCGATCCGCGCGGTCAGATCCGCGAGCAATGCCGCACCTTCGGCCTCGCGCATCGCGACGAGCGCGTCGAGCGCCTCGTCGACCGCCGCCCCGACCGCGGCCGCCAGTGCGTCGACGTCGTCGTCGTCGAGGTCCGCCGGGGCGACGACGCCCGGCTGCGCGCAGACCAGGTCGAGGCCGACCGCGGTGTCGGGCAGGCCGAGTTCGCGGGCGACATCCGCCAGCGCCCGGTACACGCGGCGTGCCGCATCCACGTCGACCCGGACGCCGGCGGCGGCCGGCCCGCCATCGATGCGCAGCGACAGCGCGATGGCGCCGCGGTGAACGCGCGCGCGCACGCGCTGCTGCACCTTCTCCTCGATCGACGGGTCGAGCGGCGCGCCGCGCACCTTGATATCCACGAACCGGTGGTTGACGGACTTGAGCTG includes:
- a CDS encoding YicC family protein, which gives rise to MPVPPARPGTAARRGRTAARAVRRGGAAGADGGPRGPARRRGGGGRSARRDTCLAMRSMTGYGRGAAPIGHRRVTVQLKSVNHRFVDIKVRGAPLDPSIEEKVQQRVRARVHRGAIALSLRIDGGPAAAGVRVDVDAARRVYRALADVARELGLPDTAVGLDLVCAQPGVVAPADLDDDDVDALAAAVGAAVDEALDALVAMREAEGAALLADLTARIARIRDLADRIEARAAAAPEEARDRLRERLARLLRDANVQVDEARLAQEVALIADRQDVTEEVVRIRSHIAQFERLMASDKPVGRRLDFLVQELGREVNTVGSKSQSADIAALVVEAKAELEKIREQVQNVE